A window of Dissulfurirhabdus thermomarina contains these coding sequences:
- a CDS encoding mechanosensitive ion channel family protein, whose protein sequence is MGTAWILEAWETIRAALARHPAAGALVLLAAYLAAAKLADLFLDRVLRRLAGLTPFRFDDRLLAFAHRPLVWTVALLGGLHVAARYAPGPPWGAVLLPLLKSAILVVWWAALVRAVTWASDRRLPAAAAGGKVGVDFLYLVKNVVRVALVVLGLLWLLAIWRVNLTPLFASAGIVGIAVALAAKETLANFFGGLSIFTDRIFQVGDYIILESGERGEVMDIGVRSTRIKTRDDVQVTIPNAILAGSKIINESAPVPRFRIRVPVGVAYGSDIEEVERLLLQVAAANEAVVAEPAPRVRLRAFGDSSLDFELLCWVREPALRGLVVHQLLTAVYRTFAAHGVVIPFPQRDVHLVHETSPPGGPSRTSGKTSSGS, encoded by the coding sequence GTGGGCACGGCATGGATCTTGGAAGCCTGGGAGACGATCCGGGCGGCCCTGGCACGGCACCCGGCGGCCGGCGCCCTGGTGCTGCTCGCCGCCTACCTGGCCGCGGCGAAACTGGCGGACCTCTTCCTGGACCGGGTCTTGCGCCGCCTGGCCGGGCTCACCCCCTTCCGCTTCGACGACCGGCTCCTCGCCTTCGCCCACCGGCCCCTGGTCTGGACCGTCGCGCTCCTCGGCGGCCTCCACGTCGCCGCCCGTTACGCCCCCGGGCCGCCGTGGGGGGCGGTCCTCTTGCCGCTCTTGAAGAGCGCCATCCTGGTGGTCTGGTGGGCGGCCCTCGTCCGGGCGGTGACCTGGGCCTCGGACCGGCGGCTCCCGGCGGCGGCCGCCGGCGGGAAGGTGGGGGTGGACTTCCTCTACCTGGTGAAGAACGTGGTCCGGGTGGCCCTCGTCGTCTTGGGCCTCCTCTGGCTGCTCGCCATCTGGCGCGTGAATCTCACGCCGCTCTTCGCCTCGGCCGGGATCGTGGGCATCGCGGTGGCGCTCGCCGCCAAGGAGACCCTGGCCAACTTCTTCGGCGGGCTCAGTATCTTCACGGACCGGATCTTCCAGGTGGGCGACTACATCATCCTCGAGAGCGGGGAACGGGGCGAGGTCATGGACATCGGCGTCCGCTCCACCCGCATCAAGACCCGCGACGACGTCCAGGTCACCATTCCCAACGCCATCCTGGCCGGGTCGAAGATCATCAACGAGAGCGCCCCGGTGCCCCGGTTCCGCATCCGGGTGCCGGTGGGGGTGGCCTATGGGAGCGACATCGAGGAGGTGGAGCGGCTGCTGCTCCAGGTCGCCGCGGCCAACGAGGCGGTGGTGGCGGAGCCGGCGCCCCGGGTGCGGCTCCGCGCCTTCGGCGACTCGTCGCTCGACTTCGAGCTCCTCTGCTGGGTCCGGGAGCCGGCCCTGCGGGGCCTCGTGGTGCACCAGCTCTTGACCGCCGTCTACCGGACCTTCGCGGCGCACGGCGTGGTCATCCCCTTCCCCCAGCGGGACGTCCACCTCGTCCACGAGACATCACCACCGGGAGGTCCGTCACGGACGAGCGGGAAGACATCGAGCGGGAGCTGA
- a CDS encoding HD domain-containing protein, giving the protein MTPAARSELEALARSGAAWAAGGPVRDWFLGRPAADLDVVVPEGGVAAARGLAARAGGRLVLLDEGEGVARVVFPDLVVDFSQFRGGARDLAGDLAARDFTLNAMAVPLGAALPLLDAPPEDPGAVRGRLLPALVDPHGGRRDLEAGVIRALGRRNLADDPLRLLRAFRFRAQLDFAIEPGTRGWIPELAPALGGVAAERVSHELGLVLATGRAGRTFAEMAEAGILFVLFPELAPGVGLEQPGFHHLDVFRHCLAALEALEELVRDPGTAFTEAAPLRSWVAGAGDRLPWLAWAALFHDLGKPACRGEKAGRPTFYYHDHAGAEMVAAIGRRLRWPRRGTAFAARMVRLHMRPFFLLAQVRRGGPSRRAMRRLLTEAGADYPALFLLAMADSRAGRGPLKPPDLDRNLDLLWSRVHAFHEERMRPVAALPRLLTGHDLQEIFGLAPGPRIGRLLEALEEARVEGRVADREEAVRWLRRLVEQEEA; this is encoded by the coding sequence GTGACGCCCGCCGCCCGGTCCGAACTCGAGGCGCTGGCCCGGTCCGGGGCGGCCTGGGCGGCGGGCGGCCCCGTGCGGGACTGGTTCCTCGGGCGCCCGGCGGCGGACCTGGACGTGGTGGTGCCGGAGGGCGGGGTGGCCGCCGCCCGGGGGCTGGCGGCGCGGGCGGGGGGACGCCTCGTGCTGCTGGACGAGGGGGAGGGGGTGGCCCGGGTGGTCTTCCCGGACCTGGTGGTGGACTTCAGCCAGTTTCGAGGCGGAGCCCGGGACCTGGCGGGGGATCTCGCGGCACGGGACTTCACCCTGAACGCCATGGCCGTTCCCCTCGGTGCGGCGCTGCCTCTCCTGGACGCGCCGCCGGAGGACCCCGGCGCGGTTCGGGGCCGGCTCCTCCCGGCCCTGGTGGATCCCCACGGCGGGCGCCGGGACCTCGAGGCGGGGGTGATCCGGGCCCTCGGGCGGCGCAACCTCGCCGACGACCCCCTCCGGCTCCTCCGGGCCTTCCGCTTCCGCGCCCAGCTGGATTTTGCCATCGAGCCCGGGACCCGGGGGTGGATCCCGGAGCTCGCCCCGGCCCTGGGGGGGGTGGCGGCGGAGCGGGTCTCCCACGAGCTCGGCCTCGTCCTCGCCACCGGCCGGGCGGGGCGGACCTTCGCAGAGATGGCGGAGGCCGGGATCCTCTTCGTCCTCTTCCCGGAGCTGGCCCCGGGGGTCGGCCTGGAGCAGCCGGGGTTCCACCACCTGGACGTCTTCCGCCACTGCCTGGCGGCCCTCGAGGCCCTCGAGGAGCTGGTCCGGGACCCCGGCACGGCCTTCACCGAGGCGGCACCCCTCCGGTCCTGGGTGGCCGGCGCCGGGGACCGGCTCCCCTGGCTGGCGTGGGCGGCGCTCTTCCACGACCTCGGCAAGCCCGCCTGCCGGGGCGAGAAGGCCGGCCGCCCCACCTTCTATTACCACGACCACGCCGGGGCGGAGATGGTGGCGGCCATCGGGCGCCGGCTCCGCTGGCCCCGGAGGGGCACGGCCTTCGCGGCCCGGATGGTGCGGCTCCACATGCGGCCCTTCTTCCTCCTCGCCCAGGTCCGGCGGGGGGGGCCGAGCCGCCGGGCCATGCGCCGCCTCCTCACGGAGGCGGGGGCCGACTACCCGGCCCTGTTCCTCCTCGCCATGGCCGACAGCCGGGCCGGCCGGGGGCCGCTCAAGCCGCCGGACCTCGACCGGAACCTGGACCTCCTCTGGAGCCGGGTCCACGCCTTCCACGAGGAACGGATGCGGCCCGTGGCGGCGCTGCCGCGGCTGCTGACCGGGCACGACCTCCAGGAGATCTTCGGCCTCGCCCCCGGGCCGCGGATCGGCCGGCTCCTGGAGGCCCTGGAGGAGGCCCGGGTGGAGGGCCGGGTGGCCGACCGGGAGGAGGCCGTCCGCTGGCTCCGGCGGCTCGTGGAGCAGGAGGAGGCGTGA
- a CDS encoding serine hydrolase domain-containing protein, whose product MRGEGVAPGGVLTAAVGGETVLEAPFGRFAYAPWSPRVRAETWWDLASLTKPLATALAVLVLVGRGRLTLEAELGAVLDGVSADKAAITLRQLLAHCGGLAAHRPYAEAVARLAPAERAAEVRRLLLAEPLAAAPGSVEIYSDLGFILLGWVVEAVTGRAFPEAVADLVLAPLGASGLGFAADVPPGGAAPTGWCPLRGRLLQGEVHDANAWALGGAAGHAGLFGTAAGVRRLLLRLLELAAGRRVHPDLPADLVREAFRRQDLVPGGTRALGFDTPSAEGSSAGTRLSRESAGHLGFTGTSFWMDLDREVVVVLLTNRTFPDASPASQEGLRRWRPRLHDLVLEVFQP is encoded by the coding sequence CTGCGCGGCGAGGGGGTGGCCCCGGGCGGAGTCCTCACGGCGGCGGTCGGCGGGGAGACGGTCCTGGAGGCCCCCTTCGGGCGCTTCGCCTATGCCCCGTGGTCGCCCAGGGTGCGGGCCGAGACCTGGTGGGACCTCGCCTCCCTCACGAAGCCCCTGGCCACGGCGCTCGCCGTCCTGGTCCTGGTGGGCCGGGGCCGCCTCACCCTGGAGGCGGAGCTGGGGGCGGTCCTCGACGGGGTCTCCGCGGACAAGGCGGCCATCACCCTGCGCCAGCTCCTCGCCCACTGCGGGGGGCTGGCGGCGCATCGCCCCTACGCCGAGGCCGTGGCCCGTCTGGCCCCGGCCGAGCGGGCCGCGGAGGTGCGCCGGCTTCTCCTGGCCGAGCCCCTGGCCGCCGCCCCGGGGAGCGTGGAGATCTACAGCGACCTCGGGTTCATCCTCCTGGGCTGGGTGGTGGAGGCCGTCACCGGGCGCGCGTTCCCGGAGGCGGTGGCGGACCTGGTCTTGGCTCCCCTCGGGGCCAGCGGGCTGGGATTCGCCGCGGATGTACCCCCGGGCGGCGCGGCCCCCACCGGCTGGTGCCCGCTCCGGGGCCGCCTCCTCCAGGGCGAGGTCCACGACGCCAACGCCTGGGCCCTGGGCGGGGCCGCCGGGCACGCCGGGCTCTTCGGGACCGCGGCGGGGGTCCGGCGCCTGCTGCTTCGCCTGCTGGAGCTCGCCGCCGGCCGCCGGGTGCACCCGGATCTCCCCGCAGACCTCGTCCGGGAGGCCTTCCGGCGCCAGGACCTCGTGCCGGGCGGGACCCGCGCCCTGGGCTTCGACACGCCGTCCGCCGAGGGCTCCAGCGCGGGGACCCGCCTTTCCCGGGAAAGCGCCGGCCATCTCGGCTTCACGGGGACCTCCTTCTGGATGGACCTCGACCGGGAGGTGGTGGTGGTCCTCCTCACCAACCGCACCTTCCCCGACGCCTCGCCGGCCAGCCAGGAGGGGCTCCGCCGGTGGCGGCCCCGCCTCCACGACCTCGTCCTGGAGGTCTTCCAGCCGTGA
- the lnt gene encoding apolipoprotein N-acyltransferase, with amino-acid sequence MAAPHRHLPRRGGPLDAAARPALAAAGGLALTAAFPPVAAWPLVLAGPAMLLAAADGRPPAAAFRLGYVFGLVHFTSLLWWIAPTVARYGGLPSWGALPVPLLLAAYLALYPGAWTAGLALWRRGRSHGRLVPLVAAAAWTLLEWLRGHLLSGFPWGALAYALAPRPELIQTAEIWGPYGLSFWTALGAGLLWLGCRRVPGRRRARAAALAAFAALALAGWGWGAARIRAVRADDARRPVLRAAVVQGAVPQDRKWDPAFQAATVEIYRRLSLAAAAGWHPDRPALVVWPETATPFYFQDPGPLSRAVREIPVLARAALLFGSPAHRPGPGGGVAYLNSAYLLDRLGRVRGRYDKRHLVPFGEYLPWGPLTAWARGLIPSVGEFTPGAAAAPLAAGDIRVGPLICFESIFPALARRSAAAGANVLAVLTNDAWFGRTGAPFQHAAMAALRAVETRRWVIRAANTGVSAFFTPWGACRRPTRLFRRTWIAEDVRLRDGRTPYLRAGDFPVLAGVIFLPAAAIFLEYFLATRRPGTRRPGGQAP; translated from the coding sequence ATGGCCGCGCCCCATCGCCACCTCCCCCGGCGCGGCGGCCCTTTGGATGCCGCCGCCCGGCCGGCCCTGGCCGCCGCCGGCGGCCTCGCCCTCACGGCCGCCTTCCCGCCCGTGGCCGCCTGGCCCCTGGTCCTGGCCGGCCCGGCGATGCTCCTGGCCGCCGCGGACGGCCGCCCCCCGGCCGCCGCCTTCCGGCTGGGCTACGTCTTCGGCCTGGTCCACTTCACCTCGCTCCTCTGGTGGATCGCCCCCACCGTGGCCCGCTACGGGGGCCTTCCCTCCTGGGGGGCCCTCCCGGTCCCGCTGCTGCTCGCCGCCTACCTCGCCCTCTACCCGGGGGCTTGGACGGCCGGGCTGGCCCTGTGGCGGCGGGGGCGCTCCCACGGCCGCCTCGTGCCCCTCGTGGCGGCCGCGGCATGGACCCTCCTCGAATGGCTCCGGGGCCACCTCCTGAGCGGCTTTCCCTGGGGGGCGCTCGCCTACGCCCTGGCCCCCCGGCCCGAGCTCATCCAGACGGCGGAGATCTGGGGCCCCTACGGTCTTTCCTTCTGGACGGCCCTGGGTGCGGGGCTCCTGTGGCTGGGGTGCCGGCGGGTGCCGGGGAGGCGCCGGGCCCGGGCCGCCGCCCTGGCCGCCTTCGCCGCCCTGGCGCTCGCCGGCTGGGGCTGGGGCGCCGCCCGTATCCGGGCCGTTCGGGCCGACGACGCCCGCCGCCCCGTGCTCCGGGCGGCGGTGGTCCAGGGCGCCGTCCCCCAGGACCGGAAGTGGGACCCCGCCTTCCAGGCGGCCACGGTGGAGATCTACCGCCGGCTCAGCCTCGCCGCGGCCGCCGGCTGGCACCCGGACCGGCCCGCCCTCGTCGTCTGGCCCGAGACGGCGACCCCCTTCTACTTCCAGGACCCGGGCCCGCTGTCGCGGGCGGTGCGGGAGATCCCGGTCCTGGCCCGGGCCGCCCTCCTCTTCGGGAGCCCCGCCCACCGCCCCGGCCCCGGCGGAGGCGTGGCCTACCTGAACAGCGCCTACCTCCTGGACCGCCTCGGCAGAGTCCGGGGCCGCTACGACAAGCGCCACCTGGTGCCCTTCGGGGAGTACCTCCCGTGGGGGCCGCTCACCGCCTGGGCCCGCGGCCTCATCCCCTCGGTGGGCGAGTTCACGCCCGGCGCCGCCGCCGCGCCCCTTGCGGCCGGGGACATCCGGGTGGGTCCCCTCATCTGCTTCGAGAGCATCTTCCCGGCGCTCGCCCGCCGGAGCGCGGCGGCCGGGGCCAACGTGCTCGCCGTCCTCACCAACGACGCCTGGTTCGGCCGGACCGGGGCCCCGTTCCAGCACGCCGCCATGGCGGCCCTCCGGGCCGTGGAGACCCGCCGGTGGGTCATCCGGGCCGCCAACACCGGGGTCAGCGCCTTCTTCACCCCGTGGGGCGCGTGCCGGCGCCCGACCCGGCTCTTCCGCCGGACATGGATCGCCGAGGACGTCCGGCTCCGAGACGGCCGGACCCCCTACCTCCGGGCCGGGGACTTCCCGGTCCTCGCGGGGGTGATATTTCTCCCGGCAGCGGCTATATTTCTGGAGTATTTCCTTGCAACGCGGCGCCCCGGGACGCGCCGCCCCGGAGGACAGGCACCATGA
- a CDS encoding TIGR01212 family radical SAM protein (This family includes YhcC from E. coli K-12, an uncharacterized radical SAM protein.) produces MSPGCVSLNTYLRRRFGERVQKVPLDAGLTCPNRDGTKGRAGCIYCDARGSGTGAAREGLGVAAQMRRGMERARRRYGARRFIAYFQSFSNTYAPPARLEALYREALVGPEVVGLSIGTRPDCVDAERLSLVRRVAAGRMAWMEYGLQSASDATLARIGRGHTVADFVRAVELSRRFGLPVCTHVIFGLPGEGPAEMEATVRLLAELRVEGVKFHQLYVLEGTALARDLAAGAYRPISREAYVAAVRRALELLPPATVVQRLWADPPRAGLLAPAWSLDRAGLRAELAAGLA; encoded by the coding sequence GTGAGCCCGGGCTGCGTGAGTCTCAACACCTACCTGCGCCGGCGCTTCGGGGAGCGGGTGCAGAAGGTCCCCCTCGACGCCGGTCTCACCTGCCCCAACCGGGACGGGACCAAGGGGCGCGCGGGCTGTATCTACTGCGATGCCCGCGGATCCGGCACCGGCGCCGCCCGGGAGGGGCTGGGGGTCGCCGCCCAGATGCGGCGGGGGATGGAGCGGGCCCGGCGTCGCTACGGGGCCCGGCGTTTCATCGCCTACTTCCAGTCCTTCTCCAACACCTACGCACCGCCCGCGCGGCTCGAGGCCCTCTACCGCGAGGCCCTCGTCGGCCCGGAGGTGGTGGGGCTCTCCATCGGGACCCGGCCGGACTGCGTGGACGCGGAGCGGCTCTCCCTCGTCCGCCGCGTGGCGGCGGGGCGGATGGCCTGGATGGAATACGGGCTCCAGAGCGCCAGCGACGCCACCCTGGCCCGGATCGGCCGGGGCCACACCGTGGCGGACTTCGTGCGCGCCGTGGAGCTTTCCCGGCGCTTCGGCCTGCCGGTCTGCACCCATGTCATCTTCGGGTTGCCGGGGGAGGGGCCGGCGGAGATGGAGGCCACGGTGCGGCTCCTGGCGGAGCTTCGCGTCGAGGGGGTCAAGTTCCACCAGCTCTACGTCCTGGAGGGCACGGCCCTGGCCCGGGACCTCGCCGCCGGCGCGTATCGGCCCATCTCCCGGGAGGCCTACGTGGCCGCGGTGCGCCGGGCGCTGGAGCTGCTGCCTCCGGCGACGGTGGTCCAGCGCCTCTGGGCGGATCCGCCCCGGGCCGGGCTCCTGGCCCCGGCATGGTCGCTGGACCGGGCGGGGCTCCGGGCCGAGCTGGCCGCGGGCCTGGCGTGA
- a CDS encoding type I restriction enzyme HsdR N-terminal domain-containing protein, producing the protein MANRAQEPADLFPRVPCLVTGRLVPDTDRERIRQALARHLVDEKGHRLDELELDRGITLEREGRRILVLVDIAVRVAGRTLMILRGNPGSVVTREAGTIAAARLLEPDYVVPWAVQANLDEAALLDVRRKKAVAYGWDAIPTRARLVEMTRQWPPPALPPERVALERQILFSYETHWRMRPPEVVDGTLVYR; encoded by the coding sequence ATGGCGAACCGCGCACAGGAACCAGCCGACCTCTTCCCCCGGGTGCCCTGTCTCGTGACGGGGCGCCTCGTCCCGGATACCGACCGGGAACGGATCCGCCAGGCCCTCGCCCGCCACCTGGTGGACGAGAAGGGCCACCGCCTCGACGAGCTGGAGCTGGACCGCGGCATCACCCTCGAGCGGGAGGGCCGGCGGATCCTCGTCCTCGTGGACATCGCGGTCCGGGTGGCGGGCCGGACCCTCATGATCCTCCGGGGGAACCCCGGGTCGGTGGTCACCCGCGAGGCCGGCACCATCGCCGCGGCGCGCCTCCTGGAACCGGACTACGTCGTCCCCTGGGCCGTCCAGGCCAACCTCGACGAGGCGGCGCTCCTGGACGTCCGGCGCAAGAAGGCCGTGGCCTACGGATGGGACGCCATCCCCACCCGGGCCCGGCTGGTCGAGATGACCCGGCAGTGGCCGCCCCCCGCCCTGCCCCCCGAGCGGGTGGCCCTGGAGCGCCAGATCCTCTTCTCCTACGAGACCCACTGGCGGATGCGGCCGCCCGAGGTGGTGGACGGGACCCTGGTCTACCGCTGA
- a CDS encoding secondary thiamine-phosphate synthase enzyme YjbQ → MKSHREELWFHVPGRRAFINITPQVEAALAASGIREGLCLVNAMHITASVFINDDEPGLHHDYEAWLEHLAPHAPVDRYRHNRTGEDNGDAHLKRQVMGREVVVAVTEGRLDFGPWEQIFYGEFDGGRRKRVLVKIIGE, encoded by the coding sequence ATGAAGAGCCACCGCGAAGAACTCTGGTTCCACGTGCCCGGCCGCCGGGCCTTCATCAACATCACCCCCCAGGTGGAGGCGGCCCTTGCCGCCAGCGGCATCCGGGAGGGCCTCTGCCTGGTCAACGCCATGCACATCACCGCCTCCGTCTTCATCAACGACGACGAGCCCGGCCTCCACCACGACTACGAGGCCTGGCTCGAGCACCTGGCGCCCCACGCCCCCGTGGATCGCTACCGCCACAACCGAACCGGCGAAGACAACGGCGACGCCCACCTCAAGCGCCAGGTCATGGGGCGCGAGGTGGTGGTGGCCGTGACCGAGGGACGGCTGGACTTCGGTCCCTGGGAGCAGATCTTCTACGGGGAGTTCGACGGCGGCCGCCGAAAGCGCGTTCTCGTCAAGATCATCGGGGAGTAA
- the prfB gene encoding peptide chain release factor 2 (programmed frameshift), giving the protein MSDNGKIVTPELGVLELKDRLRDIHRRLELLREVTFDGEQIDARLSAIDQRMLAPDFWESPDSADLLKERADLLARRDEVARLDAELEDLEVLLELAEEEADADVVAEVRQRAAALEKEVGRTELARLLAGPHDRSSAIVTIHAGAGGTEAQDWAEMLLRMYLRWCENRGYKVRMLDHMPGEEAGTKSATFLADGPYAYGYLKAEAGVHRLVRISPFDASGRRHTSFASVFVVPELDDTIHVEIDEKDLRIDTYRSSGAGGQHVNKTDSAVRITHLPTGIVVQCQNERSQHKNKAIAMKILKSRLYEAEMAKREQEKQKLHGGKKDIAWGSQIRSYVLHPYQLIKDHRTDYETGNVGAVLDGEIDPFIERYLQLQAGN; this is encoded by the exons ATGAGCGACAACGGCAAGATCGTCACCCCGGAACTCGGCGTCCTCGAACTCAAGGACCGGCTGCGGGACATCCACCGGCGGCTGGAACTCCTGCG CGAGGTTACCTTTGATGGGGAGCAGATCGACGCACGCCTCTCCGCCATCGACCAGCGGATGCTGGCCCCGGATTTCTGGGAGTCGCCCGACTCCGCCGATCTCCTGAAGGAACGCGCCGACCTCCTCGCCCGGCGTGACGAGGTGGCCCGCCTCGACGCCGAGTTGGAGGACCTCGAGGTCCTCCTCGAACTCGCCGAGGAAGAGGCCGACGCCGACGTGGTGGCCGAGGTCCGCCAGCGGGCCGCCGCCCTCGAGAAGGAGGTCGGCCGGACGGAACTGGCGCGGCTGCTGGCCGGGCCCCACGACCGCAGCAGCGCCATCGTCACCATCCACGCGGGCGCAGGCGGCACCGAGGCCCAGGACTGGGCCGAGATGCTGCTCCGGATGTACCTGCGCTGGTGCGAGAACCGGGGCTACAAGGTCCGCATGCTCGACCACATGCCCGGGGAAGAGGCGGGCACCAAGAGCGCCACCTTCCTGGCCGACGGCCCCTACGCCTACGGCTACCTCAAGGCCGAGGCCGGGGTCCACCGCCTGGTGCGGATCTCCCCCTTCGATGCCTCGGGCCGGCGGCACACCTCCTTCGCCTCGGTCTTCGTGGTGCCGGAACTCGACGACACCATCCACGTGGAGATCGACGAGAAGGACCTCCGCATCGACACCTACCGCTCCAGCGGGGCCGGCGGCCAGCATGTGAACAAGACCGACTCCGCGGTCCGGATCACGCACCTGCCCACCGGGATCGTGGTCCAGTGCCAGAACGAACGCTCCCAGCACAAGAACAAGGCCATCGCCATGAAAATCCTGAAGAGCCGGCTCTACGAGGCCGAGATGGCCAAGCGGGAGCAAGAGAAGCAGAAGCTCCACGGCGGCAAGAAGGATATCGCCTGGGGGAGCCAGATCCGCTCCTACGTCCTCCACCCCTACCAGCTCATCAAGGACCACCGGACCGACTACGAGACCGGAAACGTCGGCGCCGTCCTGGACGGGGAAATCGACCCCTTCATCGAACGCTACCTCCAGCTCCAGGCCGGCAACTGA
- a CDS encoding RNA methyltransferase, protein MRLDNVTVVLHEPRYPENIGAAARACRNMGARGLVAVRPRNPDREKMLKMATHEAADLVEAMPILDSLDEALAPFQHVVGTTARTGRHRRPTDTPRGLARGLAPVLARNRVALLFGSEKWGLSNAALARCQSLVTIPTAGFSSVNLAQSVMILLYELRLADGDAAPPLPRLADQRELEGLFAHLAELFEAVGFIHPESPEHWMANVRRFVGRLQLQAREVRLARGFCRQVLWALGRSGEGRREAAGGR, encoded by the coding sequence ATGCGACTCGACAACGTCACCGTGGTGCTCCACGAGCCCCGCTACCCCGAGAACATCGGGGCCGCCGCCCGGGCCTGCCGCAACATGGGCGCCCGGGGCCTGGTGGCCGTCCGCCCGCGGAACCCGGACCGGGAGAAGATGCTGAAGATGGCCACCCACGAGGCGGCCGACCTCGTGGAGGCCATGCCCATCCTGGATTCCCTGGACGAGGCCCTGGCCCCGTTCCAGCACGTGGTGGGGACCACGGCGCGGACCGGGCGCCACCGGCGGCCCACGGACACGCCCCGGGGCCTGGCCCGGGGCCTGGCCCCGGTGCTTGCCCGCAACCGGGTGGCCCTCCTCTTCGGCTCCGAGAAGTGGGGGCTCTCCAACGCGGCGCTGGCCCGGTGCCAGTCCCTGGTCACCATCCCCACGGCGGGTTTTTCGTCCGTCAACCTGGCCCAGAGCGTGATGATCCTCCTCTACGAGCTTCGGCTGGCCGACGGGGACGCCGCCCCCCCGCTCCCGCGACTGGCCGACCAGCGGGAGCTCGAAGGCCTCTTCGCCCACCTGGCCGAGCTCTTCGAGGCCGTTGGCTTCATCCATCCCGAAAGCCCCGAGCATTGGATGGCCAACGTGCGCCGCTTCGTGGGGCGGCTGCAGCTCCAGGCCCGGGAGGTCCGGCTGGCCCGGGGCTTCTGCCGGCAGGTCCTCTGGGCCCTCGGGCGGTCCGGCGAGGGGCGGCGGGAGGCGGCCGGTGGGCGCTGA
- the rpsT gene encoding 30S ribosomal protein S20 yields the protein MANHKSALKRDRQSKARRLRNKARKTRVKNLVKSVQAAIAERKPEEARQLLRLAQKTLDKTAAKGTIHWRAAARKVARLSRKVHALVSAG from the coding sequence TTGGCCAATCACAAGTCCGCGCTCAAGCGGGACCGGCAGTCCAAGGCCCGCCGCCTCCGGAACAAGGCCCGGAAGACCCGCGTCAAGAACCTCGTGAAATCCGTCCAGGCCGCCATCGCCGAGCGCAAGCCCGAGGAGGCCCGGCAGCTCCTTCGCCTGGCCCAGAAGACCCTCGACAAGACCGCCGCCAAGGGGACCATCCACTGGCGCGCCGCCGCCCGGAAGGTCGCCCGCCTGAGCCGCAAAGTCCACGCCCTGGTCTCCGCCGGCTGA
- the lptE gene encoding LptE family protein produces MSFRAAGRVLPGLLACCLLFLPGCGYRFGDRAGMLPDRIRTVYVAPWGNRTNVLELGARITEALRREFLLGGGLVLADRAEADVILEGEVVAVDTTGLSYTRYDVAVERNVRVEVSARLRDRRTGEVLWETVNLRRDEPFLVGANVQDTESLEALAFEKIGHNLAELIYHRVTGMF; encoded by the coding sequence GTGTCGTTCCGCGCCGCCGGTCGGGTCCTTCCGGGTCTCCTGGCCTGCTGCCTGCTCTTTCTCCCAGGGTGCGGCTACCGCTTCGGGGACCGGGCCGGCATGCTGCCCGACCGGATCCGCACCGTCTACGTGGCGCCCTGGGGCAACCGGACCAACGTGCTGGAACTCGGGGCCCGGATCACCGAGGCCCTCCGGCGGGAATTTCTCCTGGGCGGGGGGCTGGTCCTGGCCGACCGGGCGGAGGCGGACGTGATCCTCGAGGGGGAAGTGGTGGCCGTGGACACCACCGGGCTCTCCTACACCCGCTACGACGTGGCCGTCGAACGCAACGTCCGGGTGGAGGTCTCCGCCCGGCTGCGGGACCGGAGGACCGGGGAGGTGCTATGGGAGACGGTGAATCTCCGCCGGGACGAGCCCTTCCTGGTGGGGGCCAACGTCCAGGACACGGAGAGCCTCGAGGCCCTGGCCTTCGAAAAGATCGGCCACAACCTGGCCGAGCTGATCTACCACCGGGTGACGGGGATGTTCTAG